The following coding sequences are from one Oryzisolibacter sp. LB2S window:
- a CDS encoding YceI family protein, which produces MRSTLLTLAAAAALTAGTALAESATYAVDPTHTFATFEISHFGASVNRGRFDKKEGSVQLDKAAKTGKVDLTLHINSINTGTAPFDKHLLSNEIFDAAQFPTARFVGDKFTFDGDKVTAVSGNLTIKGKTQPVTFKTNQFACYDSPMLKREVCGGDFETTIDRTAFGVDYGVQYGFPKNVRIVAQIEAIKQ; this is translated from the coding sequence ATGCGTTCGACCCTGTTGACCCTTGCCGCTGCCGCAGCCCTGACCGCTGGAACCGCATTGGCCGAGTCCGCGACCTACGCCGTGGACCCCACCCATACCTTTGCCACCTTCGAGATCAGCCACTTCGGCGCCAGCGTCAACCGTGGGCGGTTTGACAAGAAGGAAGGCTCCGTCCAACTGGACAAGGCGGCCAAGACCGGCAAGGTGGACCTGACCTTGCACATCAACTCCATCAACACGGGCACGGCACCGTTTGACAAGCATCTGCTGAGCAACGAAATCTTCGATGCCGCCCAGTTCCCGACGGCGCGTTTCGTGGGTGACAAGTTCACGTTCGACGGCGACAAGGTGACGGCCGTCTCCGGCAACCTGACGATCAAGGGCAAGACCCAGCCGGTGACCTTCAAGACCAACCAGTTCGCCTGCTACGACAGCCCCATGCTCAAGCGCGAGGTCTGCGGTGGGGACTTCGAGACCACCATAGACCGCACGGCCTTTGGTGTGGACTATGGCGTGCAGTACGGCTTCCCCAAGAACGTGCGCATCGTGGCGCAGATCGAGGCCATCAAGCAGTAA
- a CDS encoding YceI family protein: MSWSRNIGVLLVGLGALVAGPALAQQKLLPEQSEIAFVSRQMGVPVEGKFKKFDAHVAFDPARLGSSRVTFTVDTGSATLGVRETDAELPKPVWFNVPKFPQATFESSAIKTLGGGKYEVAGKLSIKGATQDVVVPVTLTQGGAHTLATGSFVIKRLAFKIGENEWADTSMVADDVQVKLKLTLSGVPKL; this comes from the coding sequence ATGTCCTGGAGCCGCAACATCGGGGTCTTGCTGGTAGGTCTTGGCGCCTTGGTCGCCGGACCGGCCCTGGCCCAGCAGAAGCTGTTGCCAGAGCAGAGCGAGATCGCGTTCGTGAGCCGGCAGATGGGCGTGCCGGTGGAGGGCAAGTTCAAGAAGTTCGACGCTCACGTGGCATTCGATCCGGCCAGGCTCGGCTCAAGCAGGGTGACATTCACCGTGGATACCGGCAGCGCGACGCTGGGCGTGCGCGAGACCGATGCGGAGCTGCCCAAGCCCGTGTGGTTCAACGTACCCAAGTTTCCGCAGGCCACCTTTGAGTCCAGTGCCATCAAGACTCTGGGTGGGGGCAAGTACGAGGTCGCGGGCAAGCTCAGCATCAAGGGCGCGACGCAGGATGTGGTGGTGCCCGTCACCCTCACGCAAGGCGGTGCCCACACCCTGGCCACCGGCAGCTTTGTGATCAAGCGACTAGCCTTCAAGATTGGCGAGAACGAATGGGCAGACACCTCCATGGTGGCCGATGACGTTCAGGTCAAGCTCAAGCTGACGCTCTCCGGAGTGCCCAAACTCTGA
- the acpP gene encoding acyl carrier protein, whose translation MSDIEARVKKIIAEQLGVEESQVTNEKAFVADLGADSLDTVELVMALEDEFGIEIPDEDAEKITTVQNAIDYANAHQKG comes from the coding sequence ATGAGCGATATTGAAGCACGTGTCAAAAAGATCATTGCCGAGCAACTCGGCGTGGAAGAGTCTCAAGTCACCAACGAAAAGGCTTTCGTGGCCGACCTGGGCGCCGACTCTCTGGACACGGTGGAACTGGTGATGGCTCTGGAAGACGAGTTCGGCATCGAGATCCCTGACGAGGACGCAGAGAAGATCACCACGGTGCAGAACGCCATCGACTACGCCAACGCCCACCAGAAGGGCTAA
- the rpmF gene encoding 50S ribosomal protein L32: MAVQQNKKSPSKRGMHRSHNALTVPGVAVEPTTGENHLRHHISPNGFYRGRQVLKNKSEA; the protein is encoded by the coding sequence ATGGCTGTTCAGCAAAACAAGAAGTCCCCCTCCAAGCGCGGCATGCACCGTTCGCACAACGCCCTGACGGTGCCCGGCGTTGCCGTCGAGCCCACGACCGGCGAAAACCATCTGCGTCACCACATCAGCCCCAACGGCTTCTACCGTGGCCGCCAGGTGCTGAAGAACAAGTCCGAAGCCTGA
- a CDS encoding Maf family nucleotide pyrophosphatase produces the protein MLEPSPPSRPLVLGSTSRYRRELLARLGLPFDVAAPAVDETPQPGEAPHALALRLALAKARAVAALHPEAIVIGSDQVADLSGAPLGKPGNHARATAQLRQMSGQTVVFQTALAVVCLATGFEQVDLAPVRVRFRALSDAEIERYLQAEQPYDCAGSAKSEGLGIALLDAIDSDDPTALIGLPLIRTARMLRAAGLVLP, from the coding sequence ATGCTGGAACCCTCCCCCCCGTCCCGCCCTCTGGTATTGGGATCGACCTCGCGCTACCGGCGCGAGCTGCTGGCCCGCCTGGGCCTGCCCTTTGACGTCGCCGCCCCCGCGGTCGATGAAACCCCGCAGCCGGGCGAGGCCCCGCACGCGCTGGCGCTGCGCCTGGCGCTGGCCAAGGCGCGTGCGGTCGCGGCGCTGCACCCCGAGGCCATCGTCATCGGCTCGGACCAGGTCGCAGACCTCTCCGGTGCGCCGCTGGGCAAGCCCGGCAACCACGCGCGCGCCACGGCCCAGCTGCGCCAGATGAGCGGCCAGACCGTCGTCTTCCAGACCGCCCTGGCCGTGGTCTGCCTGGCCACGGGCTTCGAGCAGGTGGACCTGGCGCCGGTGCGCGTGCGCTTTCGCGCGCTGTCCGACGCCGAGATCGAGCGCTATCTGCAGGCCGAACAGCCCTACGACTGCGCCGGCAGCGCCAAGAGCGAAGGCCTGGGCATCGCCCTGCTCGACGCCATAGACAGCGACGACCCTACGGCGCTGATCGGCCTGCCCTTGATTCGGACGGCGCGCATGCTGCGTGCCGCAGGCCTGGTGCTGCCATGA
- the fabG gene encoding 3-oxoacyl-ACP reductase FabG: MSETTPQIALVTGATRGIGAAIAAELAARGLRVIGTATTDDGAERITQALAAQGGKGVKLNVTDGAAVDALIDAIVKEHGGLHVLVNNAGITRDTLAMRMKDDDWDAVLDTNLKAVFRVSRAAIRPMMKQRFGRIISITSVVGASGSPGQANYAAAKAGVAGMTRALARELGSRGITVNCVAPGFIATDMTADLPEEQKKALKSQIAMGDLGQPSDIAHAVAYLASAGAGYVTGQELHVNGGMYM; this comes from the coding sequence ATGAGCGAGACGACTCCCCAGATCGCGCTGGTCACCGGCGCCACGCGCGGCATTGGCGCCGCCATCGCGGCCGAGCTGGCCGCACGCGGCCTGCGCGTGATCGGTACGGCTACAACCGACGACGGCGCCGAGCGCATCACCCAGGCGCTGGCCGCACAGGGCGGCAAGGGCGTCAAGCTCAATGTGACCGACGGCGCCGCCGTGGACGCGCTCATCGACGCCATCGTGAAGGAGCATGGGGGCCTGCATGTGCTCGTGAACAACGCCGGCATCACGCGCGACACGCTCGCCATGCGCATGAAGGATGACGACTGGGACGCGGTGCTCGACACCAACCTCAAGGCCGTGTTCCGCGTGAGTCGCGCCGCCATCCGCCCGATGATGAAGCAGCGCTTTGGCCGCATCATCAGCATCACCAGCGTGGTGGGCGCCTCGGGCAGCCCGGGCCAGGCCAACTACGCCGCGGCCAAGGCCGGCGTCGCCGGCATGACGCGGGCGCTGGCGCGCGAGCTCGGCAGCCGCGGCATCACCGTGAACTGCGTGGCGCCCGGCTTCATCGCCACCGACATGACGGCCGACCTGCCCGAAGAGCAGAAGAAGGCGCTCAAGTCGCAGATCGCCATGGGCGATCTGGGCCAGCCCAGCGACATCGCACATGCCGTGGCCTACCTGGCCTCGGCCGGCGCCGGCTATGTGACGGGGCAGGAGTTGCACGTCAATGGCGGCATGTACATGTAG
- a CDS encoding NADP-dependent malic enzyme translates to MNQSLSAAEIALREAALEYHRSPSKGKISVTPTKPLSNQRDLSLAYSPGVAYPCLDIQADPSKAFDYTSRGNLVGVITNGTAVLGLGDIGPLAGKPVMEGKGCLFKKFAGVDVFDIELDARDPDKIIEIVAALEPTLGGINLEDIKAPECFYIERELSKRMNIPVFHDDQHGTAIISSAALLNGLELVGKQADKVKVAVSGAGAAAIACVDVMVGLGVKRENVYMVDSKGVIYEGRPGGMDESKARYAQKTDARTLADVVNGADVFLGCSAPGVLTAEMVKTMADRPIILALANPEPEIRPELAKAVRPDCIIATGRSDYPNQVNNVLCFPYIFRGALDCGATKITEAMKLACVRQIAALAKENVSEEVANAYAGKELTFGPDYLIPTPFDSRLILKIAPAVAQAAVDSGVASRPIADMDAYRTHLTRFVYQTGLLMRPVISAAKSLPADKKRVAYADGEDERALRAAQFAIDDNIARPILIGRPAVIAARIAKAGLHMEPGKDVEICDPADDPRFRQYWEAYHELMKRDGVTPEMAKAAVRRSNTIIASLMVKLGDADAMICGLVGSYETHLERIHSILGHAPGAKQYAALNALMTPNNGTLFITDTYVNEDPTAEQLADIAWAAVQEVQRFGVPATVAFLSHSSFGSSKRASARKMRAARDLFVERYPEIECDGELHGDAALDPKIRKTYLGDSTLSAPANLLVCPNIDAANILYNVLKTTSSGGVTVGPVLMGTSATAYILTPAATVRRVLNMTALAVVSSATRDK, encoded by the coding sequence ATGAACCAGTCACTCTCTGCTGCCGAAATCGCCCTGCGCGAAGCCGCCCTCGAATACCACCGCAGTCCCAGCAAGGGAAAGATCTCGGTCACCCCGACCAAGCCGCTGTCCAACCAGCGCGACCTGTCGCTCGCCTACTCCCCAGGCGTGGCCTATCCCTGCCTGGACATCCAGGCCGACCCGAGCAAGGCCTTTGACTACACCTCGCGCGGCAATCTGGTCGGCGTGATCACCAATGGCACGGCGGTGCTGGGCCTCGGAGACATCGGACCGCTGGCGGGCAAGCCCGTGATGGAAGGCAAGGGCTGCCTGTTCAAGAAGTTCGCTGGCGTGGACGTGTTCGACATCGAGCTCGATGCCCGCGATCCGGACAAGATCATCGAGATCGTCGCAGCCCTCGAGCCCACGCTGGGCGGCATCAACCTCGAGGACATCAAGGCGCCCGAGTGTTTCTACATCGAGCGCGAGCTGTCCAAGCGCATGAACATTCCGGTGTTCCATGACGACCAGCACGGCACGGCCATCATCTCCAGCGCCGCGCTGCTCAACGGCCTGGAGCTCGTGGGCAAGCAGGCCGACAAGGTCAAGGTCGCCGTCTCGGGCGCGGGCGCCGCGGCGATCGCCTGCGTGGACGTGATGGTCGGCCTCGGCGTGAAGCGCGAGAACGTGTACATGGTCGATTCCAAGGGCGTGATCTACGAGGGACGTCCCGGAGGCATGGACGAATCCAAGGCACGCTACGCGCAGAAGACCGATGCCCGCACCCTTGCCGATGTGGTCAACGGCGCGGATGTGTTCCTCGGTTGCTCGGCGCCCGGCGTGCTCACGGCCGAGATGGTCAAGACCATGGCCGACAGGCCCATCATCCTGGCGCTGGCCAATCCCGAGCCCGAGATTCGTCCCGAGCTGGCCAAGGCCGTACGCCCCGATTGCATCATCGCCACGGGGCGCTCGGACTACCCCAACCAGGTCAACAACGTCCTGTGCTTCCCGTACATCTTCCGCGGCGCGCTGGACTGCGGCGCAACCAAGATCACCGAGGCCATGAAGCTCGCCTGCGTGCGCCAGATCGCCGCTCTGGCCAAGGAGAACGTCAGCGAGGAGGTTGCCAATGCCTATGCCGGCAAGGAGCTGACCTTCGGGCCGGACTATCTGATTCCGACGCCGTTCGATTCCCGCCTCATCCTCAAGATCGCGCCGGCCGTGGCGCAGGCCGCTGTGGACTCGGGCGTGGCGTCGCGCCCCATCGCCGACATGGACGCCTACCGGACCCATCTGACACGCTTCGTGTATCAGACGGGCCTGCTGATGCGCCCCGTCATCAGCGCAGCCAAGTCGCTGCCCGCGGACAAGAAGCGCGTCGCCTACGCGGACGGCGAGGACGAACGTGCTCTGCGTGCGGCGCAGTTCGCCATCGACGACAACATTGCGCGCCCTATCCTCATCGGTCGTCCCGCCGTGATCGCCGCACGCATCGCCAAGGCGGGTCTGCACATGGAGCCGGGCAAGGACGTCGAGATCTGCGACCCCGCAGACGACCCTCGCTTTCGTCAGTATTGGGAGGCCTATCACGAACTCATGAAGCGTGATGGCGTCACGCCCGAGATGGCCAAGGCAGCAGTGCGCCGCTCCAACACCATCATTGCGTCGCTGATGGTCAAGCTGGGCGATGCCGATGCAATGATCTGTGGCCTGGTCGGCAGCTACGAGACCCACCTGGAGCGCATCCACAGCATTCTGGGTCATGCACCGGGCGCCAAGCAGTATGCGGCGCTCAATGCGCTGATGACGCCCAACAATGGCACGCTGTTCATCACCGACACCTATGTCAACGAAGACCCGACGGCCGAGCAGCTCGCCGACATCGCCTGGGCTGCGGTACAAGAGGTGCAACGCTTTGGCGTCCCGGCGACGGTCGCGTTTCTGTCGCATTCCAGCTTTGGCTCATCCAAGCGCGCCTCGGCCCGCAAGATGCGCGCGGCACGCGATCTGTTCGTTGAGCGTTACCCAGAAATCGAATGTGACGGAGAGCTGCACGGAGACGCGGCCCTTGACCCCAAGATCCGCAAGACCTACCTGGGCGACTCGACGCTCAGTGCGCCTGCCAACCTGCTGGTCTGCCCGAACATCGACGCGGCCAACATCCTCTACAACGTCCTCAAGACAACCAGCAGCGGCGGGGTGACCGTGGGCCCGGTCCTGATGGGCACTTCGGCAACCGCCTACATCCTGACCCCTGCGGCCACGGTGCGTCGGGTGCTCAACATGACCGCGCTCGCGGTCGTCAGCAGCGCCACGCGCGACAAGTAG
- a CDS encoding beta-ketoacyl-ACP synthase III, with product MRRYSRITGTGSWLPPRRVTNDDLVAQLAAQGIETSDDWIVERTGIRARHFAERDVAASDLALQAARRALEAAGRQAQDIDLIIVATSTPDMVFPSTAAILQHKLGISNGCPVFDVQAVCSGFVYALTVADAMIQSGAARRALVVGAEVFSRILDFNDRTTCVLFGDGAGAVVLEASDTPGILASDLHADGSHVGILCVPGNVYGGQILGDPVLKMDGQAVFKLAVGVLEKAARATLDKAGLTESDIDWLIPHQANIRIMQSTARKLKLSMDKVVVTVDQHGNTSAASIPLALDHAVRAGQVQPGQTVLLEGVGGGFTWGAVLLKM from the coding sequence ATGAGACGTTATTCCCGCATTACCGGCACCGGCAGCTGGCTGCCGCCGCGCCGCGTGACCAATGATGATCTGGTGGCCCAACTGGCGGCCCAGGGCATCGAGACCTCCGACGACTGGATCGTGGAGCGCACCGGCATCCGGGCGCGCCACTTCGCCGAGCGCGACGTGGCCGCCAGCGATCTGGCGCTGCAGGCCGCGCGCCGTGCGCTCGAGGCCGCCGGCCGCCAGGCGCAGGACATCGACCTGATCATCGTCGCCACGTCCACGCCGGACATGGTCTTCCCTTCCACTGCGGCCATCCTGCAGCACAAGCTCGGCATCAGCAACGGCTGCCCGGTGTTCGACGTGCAGGCCGTCTGCAGCGGCTTCGTCTATGCGCTCACCGTGGCCGACGCCATGATCCAGTCCGGCGCCGCGCGCCGCGCGCTGGTGGTGGGCGCCGAGGTCTTCAGCCGCATCCTGGATTTCAACGACCGCACGACCTGCGTGCTGTTCGGCGATGGTGCCGGCGCCGTGGTGCTCGAGGCCTCCGACACGCCTGGCATCCTGGCCAGCGACCTGCACGCCGACGGCAGCCATGTCGGCATTCTGTGCGTGCCGGGCAATGTCTACGGCGGGCAGATTCTGGGCGACCCGGTGCTCAAGATGGATGGCCAGGCGGTGTTCAAGCTGGCCGTGGGCGTGCTCGAGAAGGCGGCCCGTGCCACGCTGGACAAGGCCGGCCTGACGGAGTCCGACATCGACTGGCTGATCCCGCACCAGGCCAACATCCGCATCATGCAAAGCACGGCGCGCAAGCTCAAGCTGTCCATGGACAAGGTGGTGGTCACGGTCGATCAGCATGGCAATACCTCGGCCGCATCCATTCCGCTGGCCCTGGATCACGCCGTGCGCGCGGGCCAGGTACAGCCCGGCCAGACGGTTCTGCTCGAGGGTGTGGGCGGCGGCTTCACCTGGGGGGCGGTGCTCCTGAAAATGTAG
- the fabD gene encoding ACP S-malonyltransferase, translating to MSKTFAFVFPGQGSQSVGMLDAWGEHPVVAETLREASDALGEDVGALIHSGPKEALALTTNTQPVMLVAGVAAWRVWRAEGGALPAFVAGHSLGEYSALVASGVLTLAQAAPLVRLRAAAMQEAVPVGAGAMAAILGLDAAKVIAGCAEATASFGAGATDVVEAVNFNDPAQTVIAGTKAGVDKACEVLKAAGAKRALPLPVSAPFHSSLMKPAAEKLRAALAQTTLAAPQIPVLNNVDVAVQQDADAIRDALYRQAFGPVRWVECVQSLKARGVTHVIECGPGKVLAGMTKRIAPELVGASLFDPATLAETKELLA from the coding sequence ATGTCGAAAACATTTGCTTTTGTCTTCCCGGGCCAGGGCTCGCAGTCGGTGGGCATGCTGGACGCCTGGGGCGAGCACCCCGTCGTGGCCGAGACGCTGCGCGAGGCCTCCGATGCCCTGGGCGAGGACGTGGGGGCGCTGATCCACTCCGGCCCCAAGGAGGCCCTGGCGTTGACCACCAACACCCAGCCCGTGATGCTGGTCGCGGGCGTGGCCGCCTGGCGCGTCTGGCGTGCCGAGGGCGGGGCGCTGCCGGCCTTCGTTGCCGGCCATTCGCTCGGTGAATATTCCGCGCTCGTGGCGTCGGGCGTGCTCACGCTGGCCCAGGCAGCACCTCTGGTGCGCCTGCGCGCCGCCGCCATGCAGGAGGCCGTGCCCGTGGGTGCGGGCGCCATGGCCGCCATCCTGGGCCTGGACGCCGCCAAGGTCATCGCCGGCTGCGCCGAGGCCACGGCCAGCTTTGGCGCCGGTGCCACCGACGTGGTCGAGGCCGTGAACTTCAACGACCCGGCCCAGACCGTCATCGCCGGCACCAAGGCCGGCGTGGACAAGGCCTGCGAGGTGCTCAAGGCCGCAGGCGCCAAGCGCGCCCTGCCGCTGCCAGTGTCGGCGCCGTTCCATTCCAGCCTGATGAAGCCCGCGGCCGAGAAGCTGCGCGCCGCGCTGGCGCAGACCACGCTGGCCGCGCCACAGATCCCGGTGCTCAACAATGTGGACGTGGCCGTGCAACAGGACGCCGACGCCATTCGCGACGCCCTGTACCGTCAGGCCTTCGGCCCCGTGCGCTGGGTGGAATGCGTGCAGTCGCTGAAGGCGCGCGGCGTCACCCATGTGATCGAGTGCGGCCCCGGCAAGGTGCTGGCCGGCATGACCAAGCGCATCGCGCCCGAGCTGGTGGGCGCCTCTCTGTTCGACCCGGCCACGCTGGCCGAAACCAAGGAATTGCTGGCATGA
- a CDS encoding SAM-dependent methyltransferase, with amino-acid sequence MNESAPPKGRLFLVPAPLDFGCDSETALTEVLPEGTLRQAARLTHWVCENAKSCRAYLKRIAALHPLALPLQEQQITELPREVHKKGDHGGKDHARFDARALLAPLLAGHDMGLVSEAGMPAVADPGSSVVRAAHELGAPVVPLVGPVSLLLALAASGLNGQNFAFIGYLPQDAGERAQRIRALEALAHKTGQTQLFIETPYRNAALWQALLQHLQPTTRLAMAAGLTLAGAQVQCRSVRDWRQQGAAPHKHLPVVWALGG; translated from the coding sequence ATGAACGAGAGCGCCCCCCCGAAGGGCCGCCTGTTTCTGGTGCCCGCGCCGCTGGACTTTGGCTGCGACAGTGAAACCGCACTCACCGAGGTGCTGCCCGAGGGCACGCTGCGCCAGGCCGCGCGGCTGACGCACTGGGTCTGCGAGAACGCCAAAAGCTGCCGCGCCTATCTGAAGCGCATTGCCGCCCTGCATCCCCTGGCCCTGCCCCTGCAGGAGCAGCAGATCACCGAGCTGCCGCGCGAGGTGCACAAAAAGGGCGATCATGGCGGCAAGGACCATGCGCGCTTTGACGCACGCGCCCTGCTCGCCCCGCTGCTGGCCGGCCATGACATGGGCCTGGTGAGCGAGGCCGGCATGCCTGCCGTGGCCGACCCCGGCAGCTCGGTGGTGCGCGCCGCGCACGAGCTGGGTGCGCCCGTGGTGCCGCTCGTGGGCCCGGTGTCGCTGCTGCTCGCGCTCGCGGCCAGCGGGCTCAATGGTCAGAACTTCGCCTTCATCGGCTACCTGCCGCAGGACGCGGGCGAGCGCGCACAGCGCATCCGCGCGCTCGAGGCCCTGGCGCACAAGACCGGCCAGACCCAGCTCTTCATCGAGACGCCCTACCGCAACGCCGCGCTGTGGCAGGCACTGCTGCAGCACCTGCAGCCCACGACCCGCCTGGCCATGGCCGCTGGCCTGACCCTGGCCGGCGCCCAGGTGCAATGCCGCAGCGTGCGCGACTGGCGGCAGCAGGGCGCGGCGCCGCACAAGCACCTGCCCGTGGTCTGGGCGCTGGGCGGCTGA
- a CDS encoding YceD family protein — translation MTKEHSPDRLDVKAFAQAGAHLSGHDTLLKYQRLVEEARGLHPDLRVDWMADGELRATHGLAGQVWLHLKASATLPMTCQRCLQPVDVPLEVEREFRFVADEATAEALDGDSEEDLLVISREFNLRELIEDELIMALPAVPRHDECPVEVRLESSAEDFEEANAQKPNPFAALASLCKDKSAD, via the coding sequence ATGACCAAGGAACATTCTCCCGACCGGCTGGACGTCAAGGCCTTTGCCCAGGCCGGCGCTCACCTGTCCGGTCATGACACTCTGCTGAAATACCAACGCCTGGTCGAAGAGGCCCGTGGCCTGCACCCCGACCTGCGCGTGGATTGGATGGCCGATGGGGAGCTGCGCGCCACCCATGGCTTGGCGGGCCAGGTGTGGCTGCATCTCAAGGCCAGCGCCACGCTGCCCATGACCTGTCAGCGCTGCCTGCAGCCCGTCGATGTGCCGCTGGAGGTGGAGCGTGAGTTCCGCTTCGTCGCCGACGAGGCCACGGCCGAGGCGCTCGATGGTGACAGCGAGGAAGACCTGCTGGTGATCAGCCGCGAGTTCAACCTGCGCGAGCTCATCGAGGACGAACTGATCATGGCCCTGCCCGCGGTGCCGCGCCACGACGAATGTCCCGTGGAAGTGCGGCTCGAATCGAGCGCCGAGGACTTCGAGGAAGCCAACGCGCAAAAGCCCAACCCGTTTGCAGCGCTGGCCAGCCTGTGCAAGGACAAGTCCGCGGACTGA
- the plsX gene encoding phosphate acyltransferase PlsX: MITLAVDCMGGDHGPDVTLPACRQFLEHHPEARLLLVGQPERLKGLAHERATVVAATEVVSMDDPVEVALRKKKDSSMRVAIQQVKDGAAQAAVSAGNTGALMAIARYLLKTLDGIDRPAIAFGMPNAKGSDTTMLDLGANVDCSAEHLLQFAVMGSALVSALKDRDAPSVGLLNIGEELIKGSEVIKQSGELLRSAANSGDLNFYGNVEGNDIFKGTVDIVVCDGFVGNVALKASEGVAAMIVGGLKEEFSRNIFTKLAALIAYPVLSALMRRMDHRRYNGAALLGLRGLVFKSHGSADVLAFEQALNRAYDAARNNLLDRVRARVAHAAPLLAAAGAQPAS; the protein is encoded by the coding sequence ATGATCACACTGGCTGTTGACTGCATGGGGGGCGACCATGGCCCCGACGTCACGCTTCCCGCGTGCCGCCAGTTTCTTGAGCACCACCCTGAGGCCCGCCTGCTGCTCGTGGGTCAGCCCGAGCGCCTGAAAGGCCTCGCGCATGAGCGCGCCACCGTGGTTGCCGCCACGGAGGTCGTGTCCATGGATGACCCGGTGGAGGTGGCGCTGCGCAAGAAGAAGGACTCGTCCATGCGCGTGGCCATCCAGCAGGTCAAGGATGGCGCGGCCCAGGCGGCGGTGTCGGCCGGCAACACCGGTGCGCTGATGGCGATTGCACGCTACCTGCTCAAGACGCTCGACGGCATAGACCGTCCGGCGATTGCCTTCGGCATGCCCAATGCGAAGGGCAGCGACACCACCATGCTCGACCTTGGCGCCAACGTGGATTGCTCGGCCGAGCATCTGCTGCAGTTTGCCGTCATGGGCTCGGCCCTGGTCTCCGCGCTCAAGGACAGGGATGCGCCCAGCGTGGGTCTGCTCAACATCGGCGAAGAGCTCATCAAGGGCAGTGAGGTCATCAAGCAGTCCGGTGAACTGCTGCGATCTGCGGCCAACTCCGGTGATCTGAACTTCTATGGCAATGTTGAGGGCAACGATATCTTCAAGGGCACGGTGGATATCGTGGTCTGCGACGGCTTTGTCGGCAACGTGGCGCTCAAGGCCAGCGAAGGCGTGGCGGCGATGATCGTCGGCGGGCTCAAGGAGGAGTTCTCGCGCAACATCTTCACCAAGCTGGCCGCGCTCATCGCCTATCCGGTGCTGTCCGCGCTCATGCGGCGCATGGACCACCGCCGCTACAACGGCGCGGCGCTGCTCGGCCTGCGCGGCCTGGTGTTCAAGAGCCATGGCTCGGCCGACGTGCTGGCATTCGAGCAGGCGTTGAACCGGGCGTATGATGCGGCCCGCAACAACCTGCTCGACCGCGTACGTGCGCGGGTTGCGCACGCGGCGCCCCTGCTGGCGGCCGCAGGTGCCCAGCCCGCTTCCTGA